Proteins encoded within one genomic window of Episyrphus balteatus chromosome 1, idEpiBalt1.1, whole genome shotgun sequence:
- the LOC129905099 gene encoding histone acetyltransferase KAT2A-like → MDSIRETTPSSSSASASTNPPEGTRQNSLQRIQQRKLKVFNLPLSQQLAKLSMYSACQADECRCTGWKTPQENRHRDDESTYAPEFTEICRNPACMHPLQNHISHLTGISSQQMNELLGAIIDMENLFMSMQRVDDEDTKKVYMYLFRLLRQCVISRQHPVIRGPLGDPPFESPCIAKSISSFVFYKYNHLSQSELSTMTEVATTFLNFLNHYNFEPPSVRRGDITHEDASSYKINYTRWLVFCHVPAFCNSLRHFETSLVFGRNLLKTVFQGMSQQLKKKCISERERFPADKRAIITQMPKFIEALKAEILRDDSPIWDQSYRPPNTFLSQQRKRQQEAPASNSKRSAESSSNKRVKKEQDRLSSDTDDVTDETVIRAIKASAESKASSKTEVLFPINVSRDETVKAEESKGEIQFHVIGNSLSSPVNKQTMLWLLGVQSVFARQLPEMPRKYISQLLFDTKHKTLVLIKENQPIGGICFRPFPSQGFTEIVFVAVVMNLQMTGYGTHLMNHLKDYSIQRGLRHFLTYADEQAIGYFKKQGFSKDIKLARPVYSGFVKEYDKATMMHCELHPSIVYTQFISVIQKQREILKELIAQRHNEVQKARPGLTCFHEGVRSIPVESIPGLREIGWKPQMRTQRSSRPSEEHIDPDKLAGSFANVLQATRTHVAAWPFLVPVNAADVPDYYHHIKYPMDLKTMGERLKKGYYVTKRLFMADMARIFSNCRFYNQPDTEYYRCANLLERYFHTKMRDLGLWDK, encoded by the coding sequence atggatTCAATACGCGAAACCACTCCATCGTCATCGTCTGCCTCCGCCTCAACCAATCCTCCCGAAGGCACACGTCAAAATAGCCTCCAACGTATACAACAGAGAAAATTGAAAGTATTCAATCTCCCTCTGTCACAACAATTGGCCAAACTGTCAATGTACTCTGCCTGTCAGGCAGACGAATGTCGATGCACAGGCTGGAAGACACCCCAAGAGAATCGTCATCGTGATGACGAGAGTACTTATGCTCCCGAATTCACTGAAATCTGTCGCAATCCAGCCTGTATGCATCCTCTACAAAATCACATATCCCATTTAACTGGGATTTCATCTCAGCAGATGAATGAGCTTCTTGGAGCCATTATTGACATGGAGAATCTTTTTATGAGTATGCAAAGAGTTGATGATGAAGATACTAAAAAGGTTTACATGTATCTATTTCGACTTCTTCGACAATGTGTAATAAGTCGACAGCATCCGGTGATTCGGGGTCCATTAGGTGATCCACCATTTGAATCCCCTTGTATCGCCAAATCTATTTCTAGCTTTGTCTTTTACAAATACAATCATTTGAGTCAATCGGAACTCAGTACAATGACAGAGGTTGCCACgacatttttgaatttcctcAATCATTATAACTTTGAACCTCCTTCGGTGAGAAGGGGCGATATAACGCACGAGGATGCGTCAAGTTATAAAATCAATTACACTCGATGGTTGGTGTTTTGTCATGTACCAGCATTTTGTAATTCTCTGAGACATTTTGAGACTTCTTTGGTCTTTGGGAGGAATCTCCTTAAAACTGTGTTTCAAGGAATGTCACagcaattaaagaaaaaatgtatttcagaAAGGGAACGATTCCCGGCTGACAAAAGAGCTATAATCACTCAAATGCCAAAATTTATTGAAGCTCTTAAAGCAGAAATACTTCGAGATGATTCACCAATATGGGATCAATCATATCGTCCTCCGAATACGTTTCTTTCACAGCAACGAAAACGCCAACAAGAAGCACCAGCTTCGAATTCGAAACGATCGGCAGAGTCGTCTTCAAATAAACGAGTTAAGAAAGAACAAGATAGACTGTCCAGTGATACTGATGATGTCACTGATGAGACAGTTATTCGTGCAATAAAAGCTAGTGCTGAATCGAAAGCTTCATCGAAAACTGAGGTTTTATTTCCCATAAATGTATCTCGTGATGAGACAGTAAAAGCAGAAGAATCTAAAGGCGAAATTCAATTTCATGTGATTGGAAATTCACTCAGTTCACCGGTAAATAAGCAAACTATGCTTTGGTTATTGGGAGTGCAAAGTGTATTTGCTCGTCAATTGCCTGAAATGCCTCGAAAATATATTAGTCAGCTCCTTTTCGATACGAAGCATAAGactttggttttgattaaagaaAATCAACCAATTGGTGGTATTTGTTTTCGGCCATTTCCCTCGCAGGGATTTACAGAAATTGTATTTGTTGCGGTAGTAATGAATCTTCAAATGACAGGCTATGGAACGCATCTAATGAATCATTTGAAAGATTATAGCATTCAAAGAGGATTGAGGCATTTCCTAACCTATGCCGATGAGCAAGCAATTGGTTATTTTAAAAAGCAAGGATTCTCCAAAGATATCAAATTGGCACGACCAGTTTATTCGGGATTTGTAAAAGAATACGATAAAGCAACAATGATGCATTGTGAACTCCATCCAAGCATTGTTTATACTCAATTTATTTCAGTAATTCAAAAGCAgagggaaattttaaaagaacTCATTGCTCAACGTCATAATGAAGTGCAAAAAGCTCGGCCAGGATTAACTTGTTTCCATGAGGGTGTTCGATCAATACCGGTCGAGTCGATTCCGGGTTTGCGTGAGATTGGATGGAAGCCTCAGATGAGAACACAACGATCATCGCGTCCATCCGAAGAACACATTGATCCGGATAAGTTGGCGGGATCATTTGCGAATGTTTTGCAGGCAACACGAACACATGTTGCTGCATGGCCATTTTTGGTGCCAGTTAATGCTGCTGATGTGCCTGATTACTATCATCACATAAAATACCCAATGGATTTGAAGACGATGGGTGAGAGATTAAAGAAGGGCTATTATGTGACGAAGCGTTTATTTATGGCAGATATGGCAAGGATATTTTCGAATTGTAGATTCTATAATCAACCAGATACAGAGTATTATCGGTGTGCTAATTTGTTGGAGCGATATTTTCATACCAAAATGAGGGATCTTGGATTGTGGGATAAGTAG
- the LOC129905104 gene encoding alpha-N-acetylgalactosaminidase, with protein MFSCRRATSSSQCTVIHKSIVCFLLLLGCNLIHRTDALENGVARTPPMGWLSWERFRCNTDCEGDPDNCISENLFRTMTDLVISEGYAAVGYEYINVDDCWLEKSRGPQGQLVPDRRRFPSGMKALSDYIHSRGLKFGIYEDFGNYTCAGYPGIIGYQRLDADLFADWNVDYVKLDGCYSLPLDMDVGYPDFGRHLNRTGRPMIYSCSWPVYQIYAGISPNFSSIIEHCNLWRNFDDIQDSWASVESIIDYYGNNQDVIAPNAGPGHWNDPDMLIIGNFGLSYEQSKTQFALWAILAAPLLMSVDLRTIRPEFKAILQNRKIIAIDQDPLGIQGRRIYKHKGIEIWSRPIAPIYQTYYSYAVAFVNRRTDGTPSDVAVTLRELGLTSPTGYRVEDLYEDVDYGVLSPQTKIKVKVNPSGVVILRADVQPERFTRTPYNPLSYFHVK; from the exons ATGTTTTCATGCCGACGAGCAACTTCGTCGTCGCAATGCACTGTGATACATAAGTCCATAGTTTGTTTCCTTCTTCTACTTGGATGTAATTTAATTCATCGAACTGATGCTTTGGAGAATGGTGTAGCTAGAACACCACCCATGGGATGGCTGTCGTGGGAGCGATTTCGTTGCAATACAGATTGTGAAGGTGATCCAGACAATTGCATAAG tgaAAACCTTTTCCGCACAATGACTGATTTGGTGATATCAGAAGGATATGCAGCGGTAGGATACGAGTACATAAATGTCGACGATTGTTGGTTGGAAAAATCTCGTGGACCACAAGGTCAGCTGGTACCGGATCGTCGACGATTCCCCAGTGGAATGAAAGCGCTGTCAGACTat ATTCACTCAAGAGGTTTAAAATTCGGAATTTATGAAGACTTTGGCAACTACACCTGTGCCGGTTACCCAGGTATTATTGGCTATCAACGACTCGATGCTGACTTATTTGCCGATTGGAATGTCGATTATGTCAAACTTGACGGATGTTATTCACTCCCATTGGACATGGATGTTGGTTATCCAGattttgggcgccatttaaataGAACTGGACGTCCAATGATTTATTCATGCAGTTGGCCAGTATATCAAATTTATGCTGGAATTAGTCCAAATTTCTCCTCAATCATTGAACATTGTAATTTATGGAGAAATTTCGATGATATCCAAGATTCATGGGCTTCGGTAGAGAGTATTATCGATTATTATGGCAACAATCAGGATGTAATTGCCCCTAATGCAGGTCCTGGACATTGGAACGATCCAGATATG TTGATTATTGGAAACTTTGGTTTAAGTTATGAACAATCTAAGACACAATTTGCACTTTGGGCAATATTGGCAGCGCCACTTCTTATGTCGGTCGATTTAAGAACTATTCGTCCAGAGTTCAAAGCTATTCTACAAAACAGAAAGATCATTGCTATCGATCAAGATCCTCTCGGTATTCAAGGTCGAAGAATCTACAAACACAAGGGAATTGAAATTTGGTCAAGACCGATAGCCCCGATTTATCAAACTTATTACTCATATGCTGTTGCTTTTGTTAATCGTCGTACAGATGGCACACCATCCGATGTTGCAGTGACACTTCGTGAACTTGGTTTAACATCACCCACCGGATATAGAGTTGAG GATCTTTATGAAGATGTCGACTATGGAGTATTAAGTCCACAAACGAAAATCAAAGTGAAAGTAAATCCTTCCGGTGTAGTAATTCTGCGAGCTGATGTCCAACCAGAACGTTTTACGAGAACGCCTTATAATCCGCTCTCGTATTTCCATGTAAAGTAA